In Synchiropus splendidus isolate RoL2022-P1 chromosome 15, RoL_Sspl_1.0, whole genome shotgun sequence, the genomic stretch tgtgtcttaggtGTTTATgtaagaagagcagagaaatgtggagatgagcaaatgtcaggcagatttttgcttcatgtgAAGAAGTGAAGTCTCCCATCAAGTGTCGAGTCACAGTAGCATCAGGTCCATTTGCTGAGGGGACATAAGTGaccatgttttctctgcagggggaTCCGGGGGAACCGGGGGAACCGGGGGAACCTGGTGAAACGGGGTCACCGgtaagtgtcctcatttccacctCAATAGCAAAACGGTAGccacctgaatgtaactttagtTGTATAAATAGGTGAGCCCTcttacgggcttcgctattggcttATCCACTCTGAGCCTCCACCTCTGCCTGCTCCACGTCACTAGTCTCCTTGTTTCCCAGGGCTCTGCCTTTGTCTATTGTTGACTCGTTGCATTCTGAATAGTATggcgaaaatgaaaaaaaacagaaactggaAGTGAGTTTTGGTGGAGGTCTACGCTGCCCTAGTGCCTTTCTAGTCCAGACTGTATCTCTATTCCTGGGATCTgaagtctctcctctgtccttgtgaaatgtaatgaaggtCCACGGAGCAGGTCGGGCTACTGAGGGACTCggcttgtccagcagcatctgataTAACATTGATTTATCTCCAGGGAGACAGAGGATACAAGGGGGACCctggagagagtgtgtgtgtcttaggTGTTTATgtaagaagagcagagaaatgtggagatgAGCAAATATCTGGcagatttttgcttcatgtgAAGTAGTGAAGTCTCCCATCAAGTGTCGAGTCACAGTAGCATCAGGTCCGTTTGCTGAGGGGACATAAGTGaccatgttttctctgcagggggaTCCGGGGGAACCGGGTGAAACTGGTGAAACGGGGTCACCGGTAAGTGTCCTCCTTTCCACCTCAATAGCAAAACGGTAgtcacctgaatgtaactttagcTGTCTAAATAGGTGAGCCCTcttacgggcttcgctattggcttATCCACTCCGAGCCTCCACTTCTGCCTGCTCCACGTCACTAGTCTCCTTGTTTCCCAGGGCTCTGCCTTTGTCTATTGATGACTCGTTGCATTCTGAATAGTATGGACACCTAATAtggggaaaaggaaaaaaaacaaactggaagTGAGTTTTGGCGGAGGTCTACGCTGCCCTAGTGCCTTTCTAGTCCAGACTATCTCTATTCCTGGGATCTgaagtctctcctctgtccttgtgaaatgtaatgaaggtCCACGGAGCAGGTCGGGCTACTGAGGGACTCggcttgtccagcagcatctgataTAACATTGATTTATCTCCAGGGAGACAGAGGATACAAGGGGGACCctggagagagtgtgtgtgtcttaggTGTTTATGCAAGAAcagcagagaaatgtggagatgagcaaatgtcaggcagatttttgcttcatgtgAAGTAGTGAAGTCTCCCATCAAGTGTCGAGTCACAGTAGCATCAGGTCCGTTTGCTGAGGGGACATAAGTGaccatgttttctctgcagggggaTCCGGGGGAACCGGGTGAAACTGGTGAAACGGGGTCACCGGTAAGTGTCCTCCTTTCCACCTCAATAGCAAAACGGTAgtcacctgaatgtaactttagtTGTCTAAATTGGTGAGCCCTcttacgggcttcgctattggcttATCCACTCCGAGCCTCCAACTCTGCCTGCTCCACGTCACTAGTCTCCTTGTTTCCCAGGGCTCTGCCTTTGTCTATTGTTGACTCGTTGCATTCTGAATAGTATggcgaaaatgaaaaaaaacagaaactggaAGTGAGTTTTGGCGGAGGTCTACGCTGCCCTAGTGCCTTTCTAGTCCAGACTGTATCTCTATTCCTGGGATCTgaagtctctcctctgtccttgtgaaatgtaatgaaggtCCACGGAGCAGGTCGGGCTACTGAGGGACTCggcttgtccagcagcatctgataTAACATTGATTTATCTCCAGGGAGACAGAGGATACAAGGGGGACCctggagagagtgtgtgtgtcttaggTGTTTATgtaagaagagcagagaaatgtggagatgAGCAAATATCTGGcagatttttgcttcatgtgAAGTAGTGAAGTCTCCCATCAAGTGTCGAGTCACAGTAGCATCAGGTCCGTTTGCTGAGGGGCCATAAGTGaccatgttttctctgcagggggaTCCGGGGGAACCTGGTGAAACGGGGCCACCGGTAAGTGTCCTCCTTTCCACCTCAATAGCAAAACGGTAgtcacctgaatgtaactttagtTGTCTAAATAGGTGAGCCCTcttacgggcttcgctattggcttATCCACTCCGAGCCTCCACCTCTGCCTGCTCCACGTCACTAGTCTCCTTGTTTCCCAGGGCTCTGCCTTTGTCTATTGTTGACTCGTTGCATTCTGAATAGTATGGACACCTAATATggcgaaaatgaaaaaaaacagaaactggaAGTGAGTTGTGTCGGAGGTCTACGCTGCCCTAGTGCCTTTCTCGTCCAGACTGTATCTCTATTCCTGGGATCTgaagtctctcctctgtccttgtgaaatgtaatgaaggtCCACGGAGCAGGTCGGGCTACTGAGGGACTCggcttgtccagcagcatctgataTAACATTGATTTATCTCCAGGGCGACAGAGGATACAAGGGGGACCCTggagagaatgtgtgtgtgtgtggcttagGTGTTTATCtaagaagagcagagaaatgtggagatgagcaaatgtcaggcagatttttgcttcatgtgAAGTAGTGAAGTCTCCCATCAAGTGTCGAGTCACAGTAGCATCAGGTCCGTTTGCTGAGGGGACATAAGTGaccatgttttctctgcagggggaTCCGGGGGAACCGGGTGAAACGGGGTCACCGGTAAGTGTCCTCCTTTCCACCTCAATAGCAAAACGGTAgtcacctgaatgtaactttagtTGTATAAATAGGTGAGCCCTcttacgggcttcgctattggcttATCCACTCCGAGCCTCCAACTCTGCCTACTCCACGTCACTAGTCTCCTTGTTTCCCAGGGCTCTGCCTTTGTCTATTGATGACTCGTTGCATTCTGAATAGTATggcgaaaatgaaaaaaaactggaaGTGAGTTTTGGCGGAGGTCTACGCTGCCCTAGTGCCTTTCTAGTCCAGACTGTATCTCTATTCCTGGGATCTgaagtctctcctctgtccttgtgaaatgtaatgaaggttctctgagcagGTCGGGCTACTGAGGGACTCggcttgtccagcagcatctgataTAACATTGATTTATCTCCAGGGCGACAGAGGATACAAGGGGGACCctggagagagtgtgtgtgtgtcttaggtGTTTATgtaagaagagcagagaaatgtggagatgAGCAAATGTCAGGCAGATTATTGCTTCATGTGAAGTAGTGAAGTCTCCCATCAAGTGTCGAGTCACAGTAGCATCAGGTCCATTTGCTGAGGGGCCATAAGTGaccatgttttctctgcagggggaTCCGGGGGAACCTGGTGAAACGGGGTCACCGgtaagtgtcctcatttccacctCAATAGCAAAACGGTAgtcacctgaatgtaactttagtTGTCTAAATTGGTGAGCCCTcttacgggcttcgctattggcttATCCACTCCGAGCCTCCACCTCTGCCTGCTCCACGTCACTCGTCTCCTTGTTTCCCAGGGGTCTGCCTTTGTCTATTGTTGACTCGTTGCATTCTGAATAGTATGGACACCTAATAtggggaaaaggaaaaaaaacagaaactggaAGTGAGTTTTGGCGGAGGTCTACGCTGCCCTAGTGCCTTTCTAGTCCAGACTGTATCTCTATTCCTGGGATCTgaagtctctcctctgtccttgtgaaatgtaatgaaggtCCACGGAGCAGGTCGGGCTACTGAGGGACTCggcttgtccagcagcatctgataTAACATTGATTTATCTCCAGGGCGACAGAGGATACAAGGGGGActctggagagtgtgtgtgtgtgtggcttagGTGTTTATGTcagaagagcagagaaatgtggagatgagcaaatgtcaggcagatttttgcttcatgtgAAGAAGTGAAGTCTCCCATCAAGTGTCGAGTCACAGTAGCATCAGGTCCATTTGCTGAGGGGACATAAGTGaccatgttttctctgcagggggaTCCGGGGGAACCGGGTGAAACGGGGCCACCGGTAAGTGTCCTTTCCACCTCAATAGCAAAACGGTAgtcacctgaatgtaactttagtTGTATAAATAGGTGAGCCCTcttacgggcttcgctattggcttATCCACTCTGAGCCTCTGCCTGCTCCACGTCACTAGTCTCCTTGTTTCCCAGGGCTCTGCCTTTGTGTATTGACGACTCATTACATTCAGAATATTATGGACACCTAGTATGGTAGGTGTATCCTAATACGCTGCCCTAGTGCCTTTTATAGTCCAAACTGTAGCTCTATTCCTGGGATCTgaagtctctcctctgtccttgtgaaatgtaatgaaggtCCACAGAGCAGGTCGGGCTACTGAGGGACTCGGCTTGTCCAGCAGAAGCTACTCACGCTCATCTTGGTATTAAGTGTCTCCATTCTGTCATGGTTGACTGTGGTGCTCCACAAGGCTCTGTTCTTCTGCCTGTGAGATTTGGCTTTTGTCGTAACGTTAATCAGAAAATGAGCAGAGCCCTGAAAACTGGAGTCTACAGCTTGAGGGGTGTtgcagaaaaacatttcaaatgtgatGGATCTTCTtccgttttcagggtgagaaaGGCGACCCTGGACTCACGGTACGTTGAAGGTTCCCTCTGATCACGTGATTATTTGGCTGGTTAGTCATCAAATTCTTCTCTTCCTCAGACTGAGGAAATCGACGCGGCCAttgttgcaaagctgaaactcgTCTGTCGTAAGTGTCCCGGTGCCGCCGGTGTTGCCATCCAGCCGCCACTGATGCCTCCTCTCTGGTCTCAGCCTGTGGACTGGCCTGTCGTGAAACCCCCCTAGAGCTGGTCTTTGTGGTCGACACCTCGTCCAGCACCACGTCCCAGGACCTGGCTCACGTCAAGACGTTTTTGAAACGTGTCTTCGACCGAGCGTCTGTGAGCCCGGAGCTCACCAGGATAGGACTGATCAACTATGGGGACACGGCCACAGTTGTGATTACCTTGACTGAAGACCTGACCACGGAACAGAGGAAGGCCGAAGTGGATTCCTTATCCCGTGTCGGCGGGGACCCCTACACGGCCACGGCCATCGAGCAAGCCTTCACCACGTTCCAGGATGCTCGCGAGGGAGTGGAGATGGTGGCCGTCATCATCACGGCCAGCATCAGCCACTTCAATGACCCGGTGCAACTTTCAACTGCGGTCGAGCAACTCCAGGAGTACGACGTGGAGGTTTTCACCATTGGAATCGAATTGGAGGACGACGACAACTTCAGAGACGAGATGAGATTCCTGGCCTCGGACCCCAACTTTTACCACACTTTCTTCATTGGCAGATTCGTTCGACTTCCAGGTCTGTGTCCgtgttcttcttttcctttcctaCAAAGATTCACATTGAACTCATTCCAGCGGTTGAGAGAAATCTGCTGAGGAGCCTCTGTGAGGAGGACGGCACTCGAATCTTCAGGCCCAATAGGAATCCCAATCCTGAACTGAATGCTGACATGGCTGCCGACATGAATGTCACCATGCCAGTGAGTTTGGAAACCTTGGTATCTTCAGGTGAACTTTTGACCTCAGGACTGATTCAACGCATCTGCTTGGTGTTTCAGTTCTGGTTGTCGCTGCATAACAACTCGGCCAACACGTCGCTGAACTCCTTCGGTCAACCCTTCAGCTTAGACCCGCTGTTCTACGAAGACGGTGTGATGACTGCCCAGCTGGATGAGTCACCTGACTCTGTGATATTCCCTCCCACCACCACATCAGGTCAGACTCGATGCTCGTAACCCGTCTCGATCCTCCTCCAGTCTCACCCTCATGTCACCATGAACCTCGCtggtcttcttcctcttcttccgtCGCCGACTTTCTTGGTCCAGCACTCTCCTCTCTGGCTTGCTCTCTCAACAAACAATGCTGTGCTGTGAAGCCTCCCTGCCACTCTTGCTGCTGCTCAGATCTCTTGCTCTCAGCATGAAGCCAAACCCATGCTGACCTCTCCAAGCCTGGACTCCATGGCATCAAATCATTCCCTCCTGTAGTCACTGCAGCTTTGAGCTTCTCCAAGATTGATGCAGAAcacttttcctcttcctctcagacTGGTCTCGCTCCCCTAAACACTGCCACACCTCCACAGACATGACATCTGGGTCCTCACTGCATCAGGACTCGGAGAACACGAGTCCATCTGTCCGCAGTAAGCCCCTCAGTTGGGACCCACAGTTCTTCAGAGACCCTGTGAAAACCCAGGACACGGAGCCCTCGGTGACCAGCCAGCTGGATGAGACGACCGTCTCTGTGACATCGACTCCAGCCACCACAACAGGTCAGACTCCACCTACTTGAATTTTTCTCCCATTACCTGCCTCCTTCTCCATCtcccctaactttgtctccaatctTGGGTGTCACTCAAAAGTGTCAAGTTGTTAATCCATTTCTTTTTCAGACGCTGACAGTCTCACCACAGAAACGGTGTTTGGGAAAAGAAGCAGCTTGACGGGGGGCAGAACCACAGCGAAGCCCATGTCCAGTTTGGTCCCGCTTCACTATAGCAGCTATGATTTCTTGGCATCTTTCCTAAACAAACCACCCAAATCGGAGCTtttgaaaaagaagaaattaAACAACAGCTGATCGTGTTTGAAAGAAATAAACTTTCTATCATCATCTTGGTCTGTCTCACTTCTTTCCAAGGAAATAAGATTGCGTGCCGCACTGCGTTTTATTTTGCTCTGTCTTCATCATGCAGTATAACTGACAGAATTACGCTTTAGAACAAGAGTTCAGTTTACTgtgagcgcctcctgctggtaaATGCTGCCAGGTTTCTGACGCGGAACCTTATCCACCTGCTGTTTCCCTACACGGCCGTATTTTTAAGCAGCACACAACCAGCGCGGCTCCAGGTCACCAGTCAACATGTGTATGTCAACTCTTTCACTTTGTCACATTTGCGGTGTTGAATTGCTGCTCAACGATGTCGTGGTGATAAACGGAGTTTGATGGTGGTTGCTGGTAGGAGCTACACACTGAATTGACTGTACCTTATCGCTCTTTTCTGCCAGGATAGCATTAGCTCACCGtcattagcatgttagcagcGCCACTTTGAGTcacgtgattttttttgttttagaacAGTTTATCGTTTTTACATTTGCGTTTCTGCTAGTCAGCTTAGCATTCATAAGTTTTCTCTAAACGTTATGGCGTGTACGCTGGTTTTAAGCTTTATTGCGGGTTTTTTTGATAGCCACGTCATTTGCCTTGCATTTGCATGTATGAGGTTGGTTGAAGCCTTTTTAACTTTAAGAATCTTTATCTTCAGCCAAGCACCCATATTGGACTTTAAATGTTTCTCCCTGTGAATGATGGTGTTGAGTGGTGAGTTGGATTGCTGACTGGATGAGTGGAACCTTTCTTGTATCTTACCTTGCATCCTACCTTGTATCCAGATTGTGCACGAAGTCTCGCCCTGATTCATCTGAGAAACTTCTAGCACCTGCTAAACAATGAGTGGCTCCAAGCCGGACATCCTGTGGTCCCCCCATCACCCGGACCGTTATGTCATCTGTGACTCCGAGCTGGGGTTGTACCGCATTGGACCTGTGGGAAACACTGAAACTAAGGCCGGGACTTTGCCACTCTCCGAAGAAACTGCTGCTACTTTGTTAGCCATCAACTCAGACACCCCTTACATGAAGTGTGTGGCCTGGTACTCCAAACATGAGCCAGAGTGCTTGCTGGCTGTTGGCCAGGCCAATGGGAGGGTGGTCCTCACCAGTTTGGGTCAGAGCCACAACTCTGCTTGCAAAGAGCTTGTGGGGAAGGAGTTTGTCCCAAAACATGCGCGACAGTGCAACACATTGGCCTGGAACCCAGTGGACAGCAACCTTCTGGCGGCAGGTTTGGACAAACATCGAGCGGACTTCTCCGTCCTCATCTGGGACATCAGCAGCAAGTTCTCCCCGGAGGCGAGCGCTACAGCAGAGAAGATCCGCCTTTCGTCCGTGGACTCTGACTCAAACTCGGTGGTGACCAAACCTCTTTATGAGCTGGGCCAGAATGACGCATGCCTCTCGCTCTGCTGGCTTCTCCGTGACCCCAAGCTGCTTTTGGCTGGGATGCATCGCAACCTGGCCATCTTTGACCTGCGAAATACTAGCCAGAAGACGTTTGTCAACACCAAGGCCATCCAGGGAGTGACCGTTGACCCGCACTTTCCTGACCGTGTGGCCTCCTTCTTTGAGGGTCAGGTGGCCATCTGGGACCTGAGGAAGTTTGAGAAGCCGGTGCTCACGCTGACTGAGCAGCCCAAACCACTCACCAAGGTTTGTTTGGCCTTTGTTGTCGTGAATGTGGCCCTTTTAAGAGCCCATTAAGAGTCACCTGGTTAGTCAAGGTTACGTTCGTCAGTCTAGTGATTATTAGCTCTTTGATG encodes the following:
- the LOC128746659 gene encoding collagen alpha-1(XXVIII) chain-like, producing MPSCDLKGPRGIDGTPGPRGIDGTPGDRGYKGDPGEGIRGNRGNRVKRAHRGIRGNRGNLVKRGHRGIRGNRVKRGHRGIRGNRVKLVKRGHRGIRGNLVKRGHRGIRGNRVKLVKQGHRGIRGNRVKRGHRGIRGNRVKLVKRGHRGIRGNRVKLVKRGHRGIRGNRGNLVKRGHRGIRGNRVKLVKRGHRGIRGNRVKLVKRGHRGIRGNRVKRGHRGIRGNRVKLVKRGHRGIRGNRVKRGHRGIRGNRVKLVKRGHRGIRGNRVKLVKRGHRGIRGNRVKRGHRGIRGNLVKRGHRGIRGNRGNRGNLVKRGHRGIRGNRVKLVKRGHRGIRGNRVKLVKRGHRGIRGNLVKRGHRGIRGNRVKRGHRGIRGNLVKRGHRGIRGNRGEKGDPGLTTEEIDAAIVAKLKLVCPCGLACRETPLELVFVVDTSSSTTSQDLAHVKTFLKRVFDRASVSPELTRIGLINYGDTATVVITLTEDLTTEQRKAEVDSLSRVGGDPYTATAIEQAFTTFQDAREGVEMVAVIITASISHFNDPVQLSTAVEQLQEYDVEVFTIGIELEDDDNFRDEMRFLASDPNFYHTFFIGRFVRLPAVERNLLRSLCEEDGTRIFRPNRNPNPELNADMAADMNVTMPFWLSLHNNSANTSLNSFGQPFSLDPLFYEDGVMTAQLDESPDSVIFPPTTTSDMTSGSSLHQDSENTSPSVRSKPLSWDPQFFRDPVKTQDTEPSVTSQLDETTVSVTSTPATTTDADSLTTETVFGKRSSLTGGRTTAKPMSSLVPLHYSSYDFLASFLNKPPKSELLKKKKLNNS